One part of the Marinobacter sp. MDS2 genome encodes these proteins:
- a CDS encoding malate:quinone oxidoreductase, whose translation MNLIIIGAGIMGTTLAVLAKEMVPNLEVTILERLDSPGAGNSWAFNNAGTGHEANCELNYTPVDEEVISVEKALKIHAQFNVAKQFWAYLVRKGAIDDPTSFINPTKHCTIVSEPAIEMLRLRFKEMSGHHFFEQMKFSEDFDEIKSWIPFTMEGRSRDEKMAATAIETGTDVNFGALTEQIAAYAVRELGVQIEFGTHVRRVHRSPAGQWLIEAQNDAGPIQHKADVLFVGAGGGAFPILKKSLMPFRSRFTGFPVGGRFLQAPITSEQAQQYRAKTYGKAEVGAPPMSVPHLDLRLVDGQHYLLFGPFASFKPVLEKGRGFFDYLSSLRLHDIPGLLNVTLDHFPLVKYLVSESFKGKKSMFAELEKFAPGLGDKFDWAPIEAGQRVQIIKDGALQMGTEIIVSTDKTYSTLLGASPGASVSPEVMLRCLERLFPSLCEEDEAVRKKSEIFPEDDLEVLAHKPDRYREIRDSVNQTLGIIAPETQGI comes from the coding sequence ATGAACCTGATCATCATCGGTGCCGGCATTATGGGAACCACCCTTGCGGTGCTGGCCAAAGAGATGGTTCCCAATCTGGAAGTGACGATTCTTGAACGGCTAGATAGCCCGGGAGCAGGCAATTCCTGGGCTTTTAACAACGCCGGAACCGGGCACGAGGCAAATTGCGAGCTGAACTACACCCCGGTCGATGAAGAGGTTATCTCTGTTGAGAAAGCGTTGAAAATTCACGCTCAGTTTAATGTGGCCAAACAGTTTTGGGCCTATCTGGTTCGAAAAGGCGCCATCGACGATCCGACATCTTTCATCAATCCTACCAAGCATTGCACCATCGTTTCCGAACCCGCGATAGAGATGCTGAGACTGCGCTTCAAGGAAATGTCGGGCCATCATTTTTTCGAGCAGATGAAGTTCTCGGAAGACTTCGACGAAATCAAAAGCTGGATTCCCTTCACCATGGAAGGGAGATCCCGGGATGAAAAAATGGCCGCAACCGCCATTGAAACGGGTACCGACGTTAATTTCGGTGCGTTGACCGAACAAATCGCAGCCTACGCGGTGCGTGAGCTAGGTGTTCAAATTGAGTTTGGCACCCATGTACGACGAGTGCATAGAAGCCCGGCTGGCCAATGGTTAATCGAAGCGCAGAATGACGCGGGGCCAATTCAGCACAAGGCGGATGTGCTGTTTGTAGGAGCGGGCGGTGGTGCCTTCCCGATTCTCAAGAAAAGCCTGATGCCGTTCCGCAGCCGATTCACCGGGTTTCCAGTAGGTGGGCGTTTCCTGCAGGCACCGATCACATCGGAGCAAGCCCAACAATACCGCGCGAAAACCTACGGTAAAGCAGAAGTGGGCGCGCCTCCCATGTCCGTGCCGCACCTGGATTTGCGGTTGGTGGATGGCCAGCATTATCTGTTGTTTGGGCCTTTTGCTTCCTTTAAGCCAGTACTTGAGAAAGGCCGCGGCTTTTTCGATTACCTATCTTCGTTGCGGTTGCACGACATTCCCGGGCTTCTAAACGTCACTCTCGACCACTTTCCGTTAGTGAAGTATCTGGTATCCGAGAGCTTTAAAGGCAAGAAAAGCATGTTCGCCGAGCTTGAAAAGTTTGCGCCCGGGCTGGGTGACAAATTCGACTGGGCACCAATAGAGGCAGGTCAGCGCGTGCAAATAATTAAAGACGGCGCTCTGCAGATGGGAACAGAGATTATCGTTTCTACCGACAAAACCTACTCTACATTGCTGGGTGCGTCGCCGGGTGCGTCGGTTTCGCCAGAGGTTATGCTGCGCTGTTTGGAACGTTTATTTCCCTCACTTTGTGAAGAAGATGAGGCTGTTCGCAAGAAATCGGAAATATTCCCCGAGGACGACCTTGAAGTGCTGGCTCACAAACCGGATCGATATCGGGAAATTCGCGATTCGGTCAACCAGACACTGGGAATCATCGCACCAGAAACACAGGGAATTTAA
- a CDS encoding ATP-binding protein, giving the protein MTLFEKPLSVKNTLLICLLPAGISLMALAWIVHGYLLDRMSREFVEDRLRDEVAFLEHQIRRTNGNVNLLNTGDYFQDVFHHAFAIQTPSKTLVLPDSWQSILTPLLDHSESGAIRVQIHNGSKATSDMLAYRKAFLVNEMPIVVIVSEDFGSLKHSQMELHVWTAVVSIVLILMLVAVIWLGINMAMRPVTKLKSALTRLQDGQIKRIEMQAPEEFDPLVKQLNQLLDSLDQRLEKSRDALANLSHSVKTPIAAVRQILEDTDRPMDRELRKQMANRLDVIDTQLEAEMRRSRFAGPQIGKRADPLKQARDLLWMLGRLYPDKSFELSSSLPEGCQWAIEEHDLNEILGNLLDNAGKWSTSFVELSLEQPEGRPHISVTDDGPGVHEEALANLGKRGLRLDEQTPGHGLGLAIVRDIVDRYSGDISFSSNAQAGLQVRVTF; this is encoded by the coding sequence ATGACGTTGTTTGAGAAGCCTTTGTCGGTAAAAAACACCCTGCTCATTTGTTTGCTGCCAGCGGGCATCAGTCTGATGGCGCTTGCTTGGATTGTTCACGGATATTTACTCGACAGGATGTCCCGGGAGTTCGTGGAAGATCGGCTTAGAGATGAAGTGGCTTTTCTGGAGCATCAAATACGAAGAACAAACGGCAACGTTAACCTGCTAAACACCGGGGATTATTTTCAGGACGTATTTCATCATGCATTCGCTATCCAAACACCATCAAAAACCCTCGTATTGCCAGATAGTTGGCAATCAATCTTAACCCCATTACTGGATCATAGTGAAAGTGGGGCAATTCGCGTCCAGATCCATAACGGGTCTAAGGCGACCTCGGATATGCTGGCCTACCGAAAGGCTTTTTTGGTTAATGAAATGCCGATTGTTGTGATTGTTTCGGAAGATTTCGGGTCGTTGAAACACAGTCAAATGGAACTGCACGTTTGGACTGCGGTTGTTTCTATTGTCTTGATACTGATGTTAGTCGCCGTAATATGGCTTGGTATCAATATGGCCATGCGCCCTGTCACCAAGCTCAAAAGTGCTTTAACTCGCCTCCAGGATGGCCAAATCAAACGCATCGAGATGCAGGCCCCGGAAGAGTTCGACCCTCTAGTGAAACAACTTAACCAACTACTCGATTCCCTTGATCAGCGGCTTGAGAAATCACGAGATGCTCTCGCCAACCTGTCTCACAGTGTAAAAACACCGATCGCCGCCGTTCGGCAAATCCTCGAAGATACCGATCGCCCTATGGATCGGGAATTGCGAAAACAGATGGCCAACCGTCTAGACGTCATCGACACTCAACTTGAGGCGGAGATGCGCCGGAGTCGATTCGCCGGCCCCCAAATCGGGAAAAGGGCTGATCCACTAAAACAAGCGCGGGACTTGCTATGGATGCTGGGCCGGCTATACCCGGACAAGTCGTTTGAGTTATCAAGCTCGCTACCTGAGGGTTGCCAATGGGCCATTGAGGAACACGATCTCAACGAGATCTTGGGCAACCTCCTGGATAATGCCGGAAAGTGGTCGACAAGTTTCGTTGAGCTTTCTTTGGAACAGCCCGAAGGACGGCCACATATATCGGTGACCGATGACGGGCCAGGAGTTCATGAAGAAGCGCTTGCTAACCTCGGAAAACGAGGCCTCAGGTTGGACGAACAAACCCCAGGCCATGGCTTGGGGTTGGCTATTGTTCGAGATATCGTCGATCGCTACAGCGGTGACATTAGTTTCTCATCAAACGCACAAGCGGGCCTGCAGGTACGGGTAACGTTTTAA
- a CDS encoding response regulator transcription factor, whose amino-acid sequence MRLLLVEDDHLLADGLIGQLEKAGFRVDWAKTAKDATSLGVQEDYRAVVLDLGLPDGNGFEVLKTWRGNHVSFPVLILTARGDWQDKVSGLKAGADDYLGKPFQTEELVARLNAIIRRSEGRVDSTLKAGRLELDENRQILKTADGTEHSLTGTEFRLLRCLMSRPGQVYSKDQLMEQLYSLNDTPNENVIEAYIRRLRKLVGANSILTRRGQGYLFNDVV is encoded by the coding sequence ATGCGCCTACTGTTGGTAGAAGATGATCATTTATTAGCCGACGGACTTATTGGCCAACTCGAAAAAGCGGGATTTCGTGTCGATTGGGCGAAAACCGCCAAAGATGCCACAAGCTTGGGTGTGCAGGAGGATTATCGAGCAGTGGTACTGGATCTTGGATTACCAGACGGGAATGGGTTTGAAGTCCTTAAAACCTGGAGGGGTAACCACGTCAGCTTTCCGGTGCTGATTCTTACAGCTCGAGGTGATTGGCAGGACAAGGTCAGCGGCCTGAAAGCAGGTGCGGATGACTACCTCGGAAAACCCTTCCAAACGGAGGAGCTCGTCGCCCGCCTGAACGCGATCATACGGCGCAGCGAAGGTCGCGTGGATTCCACACTCAAAGCCGGGCGTTTGGAGCTCGATGAAAATCGCCAGATTCTAAAAACGGCCGACGGCACCGAACATAGTCTAACGGGTACCGAGTTTCGGCTATTACGCTGCCTGATGAGTCGCCCGGGCCAAGTCTATTCCAAAGACCAGTTAATGGAACAGCTCTACAGTCTGAATGACACCCCAAATGAAAACGTTATCGAAGCATACATTCGAAGGCTTAGAAAGCTCGTGGGAGCCAACTCCATCCTAACGAGGCGCGGCCAGGGGTATCTGTTTAATGACGTTGTTTGA
- a CDS encoding cupredoxin domain-containing protein translates to MTLAKNMILVTAVALSAPVFAGGTHSHGHGFPVGEPGAAAEATRTITVELHDNYYEPEQIEVSAGETVRFVLENKGNLVHEFNIGTPSMHEAHQEEMMMMVEHGVIQGGKLNHHMMEMDMGNGHTMKHDDPNSALLEPGKSGEITWTFNKEGNIEFACNVPGHYQAGMYGDVKFK, encoded by the coding sequence ATGACTTTGGCAAAAAACATGATTTTGGTAACCGCCGTCGCATTGTCGGCGCCAGTCTTTGCAGGTGGGACACATAGTCATGGGCATGGATTCCCTGTCGGCGAACCGGGAGCAGCTGCGGAAGCCACTCGCACAATTACTGTCGAGCTGCACGATAACTACTACGAGCCGGAACAGATCGAGGTGAGTGCAGGGGAGACCGTTCGGTTCGTCTTGGAGAACAAGGGTAATTTGGTGCATGAGTTCAATATTGGCACACCATCCATGCACGAAGCGCATCAAGAAGAAATGATGATGATGGTCGAGCACGGTGTCATTCAGGGTGGCAAGCTAAATCACCACATGATGGAAATGGACATGGGAAATGGCCACACCATGAAGCATGACGACCCCAACAGCGCGCTGCTTGAGCCCGGGAAAAGCGGGGAGATCACTTGGACGTTCAATAAAGAAGGCAACATCGAGTTTGCCTGCAACGTACCCGGCCACTATCAGGCAGGGATGTATGGAGACGTGAAGTTCAAGTAA
- a CDS encoding copper resistance system multicopper oxidase has translation MNKRLLAGLLGLFLPALLCAGEYNLTVDRVTIDTGDFVKKGIGYNGKSPGPVLRFKEGENVKINVTNNLDEMTSIHWHGLILPFQQDGVPGISFPGIKAGETFTYEFPVVQAGTYWFHSHSGFQEPDGAFGSIIIEPKGREPFRYDREYVIQLTDKHPHTGDRIMRNLKMMPDYYNREQQTVGEFFSDAKTNGLANTIKDRMAWGDMRMMKADVEDVQGFTGMINGKGPNQNWTGLFDPGERVRLRFINSSAMTYFDVRIPGLNMTVVQADGNNVQPVNVDEFRIGVAETYDVIVRPRDAQAYTIFAESMGRSGYARATLAPKEGMEAAVPTMRKPARLTMADMGGMHDMDHGDMNHGAMSEMDHSGMPGMDHGSMATMDHSAHGSKDSDKKKPDDPFYAKGSGIMPEAANGGKFLSYADLKAQKPLYEEREPTREIELRLTGNMERYTWSINGVKYEDADPIRLQYGERVRFKFVNETMMTHPMHLHGMWSILDVGAGQWNPVKHTVSVQPGTTVFMETEVDAPGQWAFHCHLSYHAAAGMFRKVVVEGAPQSSQASAELVTNEGGGA, from the coding sequence ATGAACAAACGCCTTTTGGCGGGGCTTTTAGGCCTTTTTCTCCCGGCGCTTCTGTGCGCTGGAGAATATAACCTGACAGTAGATCGTGTCACGATTGATACCGGTGATTTCGTGAAAAAGGGTATCGGATATAACGGCAAATCCCCAGGCCCGGTGCTGAGATTCAAAGAAGGGGAAAACGTTAAAATCAATGTCACGAACAATTTGGATGAAATGACCTCTATCCATTGGCATGGCCTTATTCTGCCTTTCCAGCAGGATGGCGTGCCGGGGATCAGTTTCCCGGGCATTAAAGCGGGCGAGACTTTTACCTACGAATTTCCTGTGGTGCAGGCCGGCACCTACTGGTTCCACAGTCACTCAGGCTTTCAGGAACCTGACGGCGCGTTCGGCTCGATCATTATTGAGCCAAAAGGGCGCGAGCCATTTCGCTATGACCGGGAATACGTTATCCAGTTAACGGACAAACACCCCCACACTGGAGACCGGATCATGCGCAATCTGAAAATGATGCCGGATTACTACAATCGTGAGCAGCAAACGGTTGGTGAATTTTTCAGCGATGCCAAGACGAACGGTCTGGCGAACACCATTAAGGACCGGATGGCTTGGGGAGACATGCGCATGATGAAGGCGGATGTCGAAGACGTTCAAGGGTTTACCGGCATGATTAATGGCAAGGGCCCGAACCAGAACTGGACCGGGCTGTTTGATCCGGGTGAGCGTGTCCGCTTGCGCTTCATTAACTCCTCTGCGATGACCTACTTTGACGTTCGTATTCCAGGATTGAACATGACCGTGGTTCAGGCCGATGGCAACAACGTGCAGCCGGTTAACGTGGACGAATTCCGCATCGGGGTTGCTGAGACCTACGATGTCATCGTTCGGCCGCGCGACGCGCAGGCTTATACGATTTTTGCCGAGTCCATGGGGCGATCTGGGTATGCTCGCGCAACGTTAGCCCCGAAAGAAGGAATGGAAGCGGCAGTTCCAACTATGCGGAAGCCAGCCCGACTCACTATGGCCGACATGGGTGGCATGCACGACATGGACCACGGAGATATGAATCATGGCGCCATGAGCGAGATGGATCACAGTGGGATGCCAGGCATGGATCATGGTTCGATGGCGACTATGGATCACTCCGCCCATGGCAGCAAGGACTCCGACAAGAAGAAACCAGACGATCCGTTCTACGCCAAAGGCAGCGGCATCATGCCTGAAGCCGCCAATGGCGGAAAGTTTCTGTCTTACGCAGATCTCAAGGCCCAAAAACCTTTGTATGAGGAACGCGAGCCAACCCGTGAGATTGAACTCCGCCTGACCGGCAATATGGAGCGTTATACCTGGAGCATCAACGGCGTTAAATACGAAGATGCGGACCCCATCCGGCTGCAATACGGCGAGCGTGTCCGGTTTAAGTTCGTCAACGAAACCATGATGACGCACCCGATGCACCTTCATGGTATGTGGTCCATCCTTGACGTTGGTGCAGGTCAATGGAACCCTGTTAAGCATACAGTGAGTGTTCAACCGGGCACGACTGTGTTCATGGAGACTGAAGTGGATGCACCGGGCCAATGGGCATTCCATTGCCATCTTTCGTACCACGCCGCTGCTGGTATGTTCCGGAAAGTCGTGGTGGAAGGCGCTCCGCAGTCCTCTCAGGCTTCCGCCGAGTTGGTGACGAACGAAGGAGGTGGCGCATGA
- a CDS encoding copper resistance protein B: MPGLAIAQGMMEDTTERKQPLKIWGIQFEELEYRYSDDDEELGVWNGDFSYGTDDLKVRWLTKGEYAIDGQAYEGLENQLVGQIPISTFFDAKAGVRFDTPEGPDRTYAVLGVSGLAPQWFEVDANLYVSDEGDTSAEVDAEYELLLTNYWILAATLDATIAFSEDREIGIGKGLVSTETGLRLSYDLIDRSFSPYLGVVHERKYGDSADFAESAGGRTEDWFAVVGGRISF, from the coding sequence ATGCCAGGTTTGGCTATCGCTCAGGGAATGATGGAAGACACCACGGAACGCAAACAGCCGCTCAAGATCTGGGGTATCCAGTTCGAAGAACTTGAATACCGCTACAGCGATGACGATGAAGAGCTCGGCGTCTGGAACGGTGATTTCTCTTACGGAACTGACGATCTGAAAGTCCGGTGGCTCACTAAGGGCGAGTACGCCATAGACGGACAAGCGTACGAAGGCTTGGAGAACCAACTGGTAGGTCAGATTCCAATCTCAACCTTTTTCGATGCTAAAGCGGGTGTTCGCTTTGATACGCCGGAAGGTCCTGATCGCACTTATGCCGTTTTGGGCGTTTCCGGACTGGCACCTCAATGGTTTGAGGTGGACGCAAACCTGTATGTCAGCGACGAAGGTGACACCTCTGCCGAGGTAGACGCCGAATACGAGCTGCTATTGACCAATTACTGGATTCTGGCTGCTACGCTCGATGCCACTATTGCCTTTAGCGAGGACCGGGAGATCGGTATCGGCAAGGGGCTGGTTTCCACGGAAACGGGCTTGAGGCTGAGCTATGATTTGATCGACCGATCTTTCTCTCCCTATTTAGGCGTTGTGCACGAGCGAAAGTATGGCGATTCGGCTGATTTCGCAGAATCGGCCGGCGGGAGAACCGAAGATTGGTTCGCGGTTGTAGGTGGTAGGATCTCTTTCTAA
- a CDS encoding tyrosine-type recombinase/integrase, which produces MRSFPGHPLFDTAENLEDQGDFHRHPSIPEFFNSLRVSEELVRADYEITRQFLLKYSDVSGTFVRFRSEVQRFLNYLWVTSKRSLAQTDSDVVTAYFKTLTMPPKSWISTGIYSAFQDRQGLRLPNSQWRPFAMLSKQTTSGEPAKYAITQASLNASKTALQTFFKYLLIQDYIQKNPMIGMRKRDQKVQTINDVDTETDVRRLSDMQWAYLLESLLLAAEENRKYERHLFVVVTMKSLFLRVSELAPRQRQNGSTRTPVFGDFKRKFVQGEEYWAYYVFSKGDKDRTITLPDEYLPYLRRWREHLGCLTAMPVQGDNHPILPSAKGGALSKRQIQRVYEQAIMLTVERLDAEGRTEEARQLESIKTETHYLRHTGASQAIEAGADIRHISEELGHASAAFTESVYVNSDQAMRRFAGRKRRV; this is translated from the coding sequence ATGCGATCATTTCCAGGCCACCCGCTTTTCGATACTGCCGAAAATCTGGAAGATCAGGGGGATTTCCATCGCCATCCCTCTATACCCGAGTTTTTTAATTCCTTGAGAGTTTCAGAGGAATTGGTGCGTGCAGACTATGAAATCACCCGCCAATTTTTGCTGAAATATTCGGATGTGTCAGGCACCTTCGTTCGCTTCCGTTCCGAGGTGCAGCGCTTTCTGAATTATCTTTGGGTTACTTCAAAACGTAGCTTGGCACAAACAGATTCCGACGTGGTGACGGCGTATTTCAAAACCCTGACCATGCCGCCCAAAAGCTGGATCAGCACGGGAATCTATTCCGCGTTCCAGGATCGTCAGGGGCTACGGTTACCCAACTCGCAGTGGCGTCCTTTTGCGATGCTGTCCAAGCAAACAACGTCTGGCGAACCCGCAAAATACGCAATTACGCAGGCCTCTCTTAATGCCAGCAAGACGGCCCTGCAAACCTTTTTCAAGTATCTGCTGATACAAGACTACATCCAGAAAAATCCGATGATCGGCATGCGCAAGCGAGATCAGAAGGTTCAGACCATCAACGATGTGGATACAGAAACCGATGTTCGCCGGCTTTCGGATATGCAGTGGGCTTACCTACTGGAGTCGCTACTGTTGGCAGCTGAAGAAAACCGGAAATACGAACGTCACCTGTTTGTTGTCGTCACCATGAAATCGTTATTTCTGCGGGTAAGCGAATTGGCGCCAAGGCAAAGACAGAATGGGTCAACCAGAACGCCGGTATTTGGCGATTTCAAACGAAAGTTCGTGCAAGGTGAAGAGTACTGGGCCTATTACGTGTTCAGTAAAGGTGACAAGGATCGTACGATTACCCTGCCAGACGAATACCTGCCCTATCTGCGGCGCTGGCGGGAACACCTTGGATGCTTGACGGCGATGCCAGTTCAGGGCGACAACCACCCTATTCTGCCCTCGGCCAAAGGTGGCGCCTTGAGTAAGCGCCAGATCCAGCGGGTGTATGAACAGGCAATCATGCTCACAGTCGAAAGATTGGATGCCGAGGGCCGCACGGAAGAAGCGCGCCAACTTGAGAGTATCAAGACAGAAACGCACTATCTCCGTCATACCGGTGCCAGCCAAGCGATTGAGGCGGGCGCCGACATCCGTCATATCAGTGAAGAACTTGGGCATGCCAGCGCGGCCTTTACCGAATCGGTATACGTTAATTCGGATCAGGCCATGCGGCGTTTTGCTGGACGAAAGCGACGGGTGTAA
- a CDS encoding YdiU family protein: protein MTMRRHGDTSAMVSTLADLAPLADYSFVDTMNRDPEGKENGADHEPRQVFSGHYVPVKPTPIEHPEYVAHGKELFQELGLASDLAKSEDFMRMFSGDLSQVQEPLRNVGWACGYALSIYGNEFYRQCPFQTGNGYGDGRAISVLEAVINGQRWEMQLKGGGRTPYCRGADGRAVLRSSVREFLAQEHMHALGVPTSRSLSLYVSKSETVRRPWYSQGSRSVDPDILVSEPVAITTRVAPSFIRVGQLELFGRRARKQEHPRAMEELEKLVLHLIEREYGNEIDPSLPTRDKVVLLAHEFRSRLTSLVANWVRVGYCQGNFNSDNCAAGGFTLDYGPFGFCNVFDPHYQPWTGGGQHFAFLNQPAAAERNFHSFCGAIRPLLEGHPDCLRQLEEIQRDFPEVMQTQMEHMWAAKLGLERFDSDLFSELAKLMVKTPVDYTMFFRELSSLPESIEALKKSFYASQADAADSQALNDRWSVWFEKWNTLIDSDNREQLSSHMKRVNPKYSLKDWYVVPAYQQAAAGDYTLLRELQDVMTQPYAEQTDDIEAKYYRLKPLELFDVGGWSHYSCSS from the coding sequence ATGACAATGCGACGCCACGGTGATACATCCGCAATGGTATCAACGCTCGCCGATTTGGCACCGTTGGCGGACTATTCCTTTGTAGACACGATGAACCGCGACCCCGAAGGAAAAGAAAACGGCGCCGATCACGAGCCTCGGCAAGTGTTCTCTGGCCACTATGTTCCGGTTAAGCCTACGCCGATTGAACACCCCGAATACGTTGCTCACGGCAAAGAACTGTTTCAGGAACTTGGGTTAGCGAGCGATCTGGCGAAGTCTGAAGACTTCATGCGGATGTTCTCCGGGGATCTATCTCAGGTTCAGGAGCCGCTGCGCAACGTTGGATGGGCCTGTGGCTATGCACTTTCAATCTACGGTAATGAGTTTTACAGGCAATGCCCATTCCAGACCGGCAATGGTTACGGCGATGGCCGCGCGATTTCGGTGTTAGAGGCTGTTATCAACGGACAGCGCTGGGAAATGCAGTTGAAAGGGGGAGGGCGTACACCCTACTGCCGAGGTGCGGACGGCCGCGCCGTTCTGAGGTCCAGTGTAAGAGAGTTCCTGGCCCAAGAGCACATGCACGCCCTCGGCGTGCCCACCTCAAGATCTTTAAGCCTGTACGTATCTAAAAGCGAGACCGTTCGGCGGCCCTGGTATTCGCAAGGTTCCCGCTCCGTCGATCCCGATATTCTGGTGTCCGAACCCGTGGCCATCACCACCCGTGTAGCACCATCGTTCATTCGGGTGGGCCAGCTTGAGCTGTTTGGTCGTCGCGCCCGAAAGCAAGAACACCCTCGGGCGATGGAAGAGCTCGAAAAACTTGTCTTGCATCTGATTGAGCGGGAGTACGGCAACGAGATCGACCCGTCATTGCCTACTCGCGACAAGGTTGTTCTGCTTGCTCATGAGTTTCGCAGCCGACTGACGTCTCTTGTTGCGAACTGGGTTCGTGTTGGTTACTGCCAGGGCAACTTCAACAGCGACAACTGTGCGGCCGGTGGTTTCACGCTTGACTATGGCCCATTTGGCTTCTGCAATGTGTTTGATCCGCACTACCAACCCTGGACGGGCGGCGGTCAACACTTCGCGTTTCTGAATCAACCGGCAGCAGCAGAACGCAATTTTCATTCGTTTTGCGGCGCAATCCGGCCTTTACTGGAAGGGCATCCTGACTGTTTACGGCAGCTGGAGGAAATTCAACGTGATTTCCCAGAGGTCATGCAAACTCAAATGGAACACATGTGGGCGGCCAAACTTGGTCTTGAACGTTTTGATTCAGATCTGTTTTCTGAGCTGGCTAAGTTGATGGTGAAAACGCCTGTCGATTACACGATGTTCTTCCGAGAGCTTTCGTCGTTGCCAGAGAGCATTGAAGCACTGAAGAAAAGCTTCTACGCAAGCCAGGCCGATGCCGCAGATTCCCAAGCGCTAAACGATCGTTGGTCTGTGTGGTTCGAAAAATGGAACACGCTCATTGACTCCGATAATCGAGAGCAGCTCTCCAGTCACATGAAGCGGGTGAACCCTAAGTACAGCTTGAAAGACTGGTACGTGGTGCCCGCCTATCAGCAGGCGGCTGCGGGCGATTACACGTTGCTTCGAGAATTGCAGGATGTGATGACGCAGCCATACGCTGAGCAAACGGATGATATCGAAGCGAAATACTACCGACTAAAGCCATTGGAGCTTTTTGATGTCGGTGGATGGTCGCACTATAGCTGTTCATCGTGA
- a CDS encoding AraC family transcriptional regulator, translating to MAGTLSLSVDAKQGEVAQRRAAIIPAGSGHGFAATDDNQFLVADVPEGLAPALDKLPCFVDLDPALLHYVQFLHAQLQNGTESDFTQHQMLLLLIQLLQERHGSQLKLDSRVHAAKQFLDEHFSQPISLVETAAMAHLSTRQLNDLFRRQVGMTPHQYLTELRMKEAWRLLEQSGLSVQRVADAVGYSSLSAFSNRFRGHFGKAPSHFRRISK from the coding sequence TTGGCAGGAACATTATCTCTGTCAGTAGATGCCAAGCAAGGCGAGGTTGCTCAGCGTCGAGCGGCAATCATACCCGCAGGAAGTGGCCATGGGTTCGCTGCGACCGACGATAACCAATTTTTGGTTGCAGACGTCCCCGAAGGCCTGGCCCCGGCGCTAGACAAGCTACCTTGTTTCGTAGACCTCGATCCAGCATTGCTCCATTACGTCCAGTTCCTTCACGCACAGCTCCAAAATGGGACTGAGTCGGATTTTACCCAGCATCAAATGCTGCTCCTGCTTATTCAGTTACTTCAGGAACGCCATGGAAGTCAATTGAAGCTGGATAGCCGGGTCCACGCCGCGAAACAGTTTCTGGATGAACACTTCAGTCAACCGATTTCCTTGGTCGAGACTGCTGCCATGGCACATTTGAGCACTCGGCAATTGAACGATCTGTTCCGGCGCCAGGTTGGTATGACGCCGCATCAATACCTCACAGAGTTGCGAATGAAGGAAGCCTGGCGGCTTTTGGAGCAGTCGGGGCTCAGTGTTCAGCGCGTTGCTGACGCTGTCGGTTATTCTTCGCTATCAGCCTTCAGCAATCGTTTCAGAGGCCACTTTGGTAAAGCGCCCAGCCACTTCCGCCGTATTTCGAAATAA